actttgcttggaattcttgtatcaagttggtgcctcatcagctaatagtaatcctggggctggtgagcacaaaggccgttttctgggaaattaatatcccgaaaatccggtcgtgacaccaagcctggcttttaagcctgTTACAAGGGTCATAAAAACTCTTGTTCGTTGAATAAAAAGCCCCCAAGTAACATGATATTCCTGGCGTATACGCTGGATCAACAAGGGTAGTCATAGCTTTGCttgatgagcaggaagcccccaagtgatatattTCTGAGCTGTGCTCAccgggtacctatgtttgagttgtgctatGCAACAAACTCTCTTTAGCCCCTGTAACTCGGCACCAAGTCTTTAAGTGATCATATAAAGTAGTAACAAAGACTCAATTTTTGAGAAATGAACGATAGAGGCCCTGACTTATCAGGGATGTCGACTTTATTATGTTGattataatatatacattgtcaaaatatgtacatcaggagagccggtggctcaggtatagtaaggccgaagatgagcaatattccaaggccgacgggtctcctcctccgacgtgcgtgagtccttgcGGTCTCGAACATGGATAAGGTAATATGACCCATTGTttagatttttgctgaccacaaagggcccttaccaaggtggggatagcttgtgcatatcagattgatcctggataagccggtgcaccaagtcaccttcttgaaaggttctagttttaacccgacggctatgataatggcgcagatcttgttggtaaatcgccgaacgagccgccgcaaggtcacgctcctcatctaacaggtcaagtgcatcctaacgtgctttttcattgtcagcttcaacataagccgccacctggggcgagtcgtgacggatgtcactagggagaaccgcctcagctccgtaaaccatgaagaaacgagtgtaacccgtagatctattgggggtagtattgatactccatatcactgagggtaactcctccacccaacaacccggcgtcctctacaaaggaaccataagccggggcttgatgcctctcaggatctcttgattggctctctcagcttcaccattagactgggggtgagccactgatgatacatcaagccagatatgctcacgttgacaaaattctttcatagcacccttggatagattagtgccattatcagttataatactgtggggaaaaccaaaatggaaaatcacctttttgatgaattgaaccgccattgccgcgtcacatttactgaccggctctgcctcaacccactttgtaaacttgtcaaccgccaccaagagatgtgtctttttatccttggactttttgaaaggcccaaccatatcaagcccccagactgcaaacagCCAAGTAATcagaatcatcctcaattcttgagccggcacatgagctcgtcatgacaatttctgacaaccatcacatttactgactagatCCTCAGCATCAGTATGAGccatcagccaataaaatccgtgacggaaagccttggctacaagagatttagaaccggcatgatgaccacaatctccttcatgaatctctcgtaaaatctcacagccttcttcaggagaaacacaacgttgaaacgcccctgtgacactgcgatgatgcaactctccatgaacaatagtcattgacttggacCACCAGATTATCTGCctagccaaagtttcatcctcaggtaactcgccccgtgtcatataagccaaatatggaactgtccaatcaggaatagcatgaagagccgccaccagttgtGCTTCCGAGTCAGGAATAACAAGATCCTCCTCTGcaggcaacttgacagaagggttatgcagaatatccaggaaagtgttaggtggcactgGCTTATGCTGAGACCCTAActggcttaaagcatcagccacCTCATTTTCCCTGCGATCAATATGTTCAAattgataacccttgaagtgacccgcaatagcatccacctctcgacgataagccgccatgagtgggtccttagaatcccaagtgccagagacttgctgagccactaagtctgagtcgccaaaacacctcacccggcttaagttcatttccttagccatccgaagaccatggagcaaggcttcatactcagttggattgttagtacaagggaacattaagcgtagaacataagaaaatttatcacctccTGGGGAAGTCAAgatgactccagcccccgagccttccaactatctggatccatcaaagtgaatagtccaatatgtgttatccggcctTTCCTCAGACATCTgcaattctgtccaatcattgataaaatccacaagtgcttgcgACTTGATAGCCGTGCGAGGCacatacttcaaaccatggggtccaagctcaatggcccacttggctacccgacccgtggcttctctgttttggatgatatccccTAAAGGGCAGAACtcaccacagtgatgggatgacccagaaaatatttcttgagctttcgactagccatgaataccccatagacgagcttctgccaatgcggatacctctgcttggactcagtaagtacctcactgacgtagtaaaccggtcgttgaaccggatactccttgcctggctccttcctttccaccacaacGGCTACACTGACAGCTCggctattagcagccacatataacaacaaaggctctttatcaataggagcagcaagaacgggcggctcagccaactgtttcttcaagtcctcaaatgcatgattagcagcatcactccaaacaaagtgatctgtcttcttcatcatctggtaaagagggatggccttctcatccaaacggcttatgaaccggcttaaggccgcaatacggCCCACTAAACACTGAACATCATtaatacacgccggcttagccaaagaggtgatagcctttatcttctccgggttagcttcaataccccgTTCTGAAACCAGGAAATCCAAAAGCTTGCTAGatggtacaccaaaaacacacttggccgggttaagcatcatcttataaacccggagattgtcaaaggtctctttcaaatcatcaatcagggtctctttcttcctggacttcaccaccatatcatccacataagcatgaacattacgcccaatctgatcatgaaggcaattttgcatgcaccgttggtaagtcgcctgggtGCTCTTGAGCCCAAAAAGCATATaaacatagcagaaggctccaaacggagtgatgaaagttgtcttctcctggtccttaactgccatcttgatatgatgataaccagaataagcatccaaaaagctcaaacccTCACAAGCCgcagtagcatcaataatctgatcaatacgggggagagcaaaaggatcagctgaacaagccttgtttaaatctgtgtaatccacacacatacgccaagtgccattcttcttaagtactaacaccgggttagccaaccactccggatgaaaaacttcaacaatgaacccagccgccaagagccgggccacttcttcaccaatggccttacgcctctcttcattgaaacaacgaaggaattgcttgaccggcttaaactttggatcaatattaagagtgtgctcagcgagttccttcggtacacctggcatgtcagaaggtttccatgcaaagatgtcccagttctcacagatgaactcgatgagcgcactttcctatttcggatccagattagcactgatgctgaactgcttggatgagtcgccaggaacaaagtcaaccagcttagtgtcatctgccgacttaaacttcaacacCGGATCATGCTCCATAGTTGGttttttcaaagatgtcatatctgccgggtcaacattgtctttataaaacttTAATTCCTCTGTCGCGCAGACAGACTCAGCGTATGCAgcgtcaccttcttcacactccaaggctatcttgcgactcccatgcactgttatagtgcccttgtgacccggcatcttcagctgtaagtaaacataacaaggccttgaCATAAaattagcataagccggccgcctgAACAGAgcgtgataagggctcttgatcttaaccacttcaaaagtcaacgtctcagatctggaatcataaacatctccaaaagccacttctagagctattttaccaaccgggtatgccgacttaccaggcaccacaccgtgaaaaacagtgttcgacggcttaagatttttatcagtcaATCCCATgtgacggaaagtttcataataaaggatattgatgctgcttcctccatccatgagcaccttggtgaATTTGTATCCTCcgacctgaggtgccaccaccagcgccaagtgacccggattatcaacccggggccgGTGATCCTCACGACTCCTTACAATGGGccgctcagaccatcgcaagtaacaaGGAACTGTCGGCTCAACGGTGTTCACTGCCCTCTTATGTAACTTCTGATCCCGCTTGCATAAACTTGTAGTGAAAACGTGGTACtacccactattcaactgcttcgggttactctgataaccagattgctgctgctgattcccctgattaTTCTGTTGGTTGTAACTAGCCTGATTTCCTTGGCCTTGAAAACCGGAATTAGAACCGCCACCACCGTAACCCAGACCATGAGAGCCAgaacctgagccgccgcccggcccatgattctcttgaaaaagattggaatttttgtactccttcataatgaagcaatctttccagaggtgagTGGACGGTCTCTCCCGTGTACCATGCCTCGGGCAGGGCTGATTCAGCTGCCGCTCGAGATCAAAACCTGACCCCCCCAACTTGTGGGGGCGGGGGGctacccttacgacgctgaccattattctgcGTGTTGGTATTAGCCACGAAATCCAAATTGTTATCGgccttgcgcttaccattgcctccttgattcgccgggttatgctgctgcccctttgcgttgctactcttctttccctttcccggcttctcatcatcagactcggggtccttggtactatcagagtcggcatatttaACTAGAGCCGCCATCAGCTCACCCATGTCGCTGCAATGATGCTTGAGTCGCCCTAGCTTCTGCTTAAGGGGCGCAAAACAACAATTCttctctaacattaagactgctgaGCCGGCATTGATACGATCCGATGAGTGCAGGATAGttgagacccggcgcacccaatgggttgttgactcgccctcttCTTGGACATAGGAGTCcagatccacaattgacataggttgcttgcacgtatctttgaaattctggataaaccgggcttttaaatcgccccatgacccaatggaatcggctggcagtcctttcaaccaagtacgtgtcgtcccttccagcatcatcgtgaaatacttagcacatgcAGCATCCCAACATCCAACAgctccatcgccatctcataactctcaacccaTGCCTCAGGGGGTAATTcggctgtgtaattaggcaccttacgagggccCTTAAAATCCTTAGGCAAACGCACGTTACGCAAAGCCGGAACCAAACACGGCACTCCCAAGGTTCTAGAGGTTACCCCTCTCTCCACCGAAGTTGTCGGATAAACCGAAAGATATTGATGAGCCGCTCGCTGAGCCGCTAGCTCTGCCTCTTGACGTGCTCTGCCCTGGTCTACCAGATCCTGAGCACCATCACGCGCCGGTTCATGTTCACAAGGCTGGTTACGACGCATGTCACTGCTTGAATCGGCCGGTGAGTCTATGTGCCTGCTATAACGCTGGCTCGGGCGAGGGGTTGAGTCAATCCTCTCacgactgtaagaataagcctCCTGCTGTACCAGTgttgtctgaagaagttctctagCCCTCCGTGTTTCCATCGCAGCTAGAGACTCACCTTCAACtaggagagccgccaatcgtgtcACCGCAGTaatcatattatccaaagggttagagtaatgactcgGTGGTGTCGGCACATGCTGTGGTGGGATATTATTCAGACGAGGCGGATCCATTGTGCGTGGTTGAGCTAGCGCTCTAGTCCCAGGCGCAGCTACCCCTCGATTTACCCCTGGTGGGTCGCTGGTCCCTGCAccaggtgtgttgaagaggttcctcgcCTCGTAAACCGGAGGTAGACGACTACggtgccttctcctcatgacttcgtttgaagcgttctgatccaacgAGATCCGGAAAGAACCAGCCTGGATCCGTTGTGCCTGAGCATCCAGAGCAGCTCGCTCTGTAGTCATTCTCGCGTCCTCAGCCGCTAGATCTCCCTTAACctgagctatctcatctcgcaTTTTTGCAACTTCCACGTTATGTTGAGCTTGATTTGCCGGATTAACCTCTGTTGTCAACCATGTTGTCAAAGTGTCCAATAAATCAGATaagacctgagccggcgggcgcacagggcctcctgccccggccacCGTCGCCGCTGCTGACCCGGAAATCATTGCTGCTGTAGTCGTAGAATTCTGCcctggctgtgtaccggccatgaagatcgcgacCCGATTCGgtggctcataggggtccggaatactatcgccatcggaacagcccccaagcctgcCGTCTTGTAGTTGATACAATGAGGTAGTCTCGCCCGTGGACGACACACCATCAGAATAGATGGCCGTATCACCGCCAGACATGGATCCTTCCTCAAATTCCGCCCCATGGATGAATCCGACGAAGGCGTGCCTCACGGCGGGTAGAATCCGGGCGGGTCGCACACGCTGAGCCGTCTTGACGATGTCGGTGCGGATGTCCGGCttagggcccggttcgccgatattgccgatgaagacatgaatcccgccgaaggggacccggtacccgtactcgattgagccggcctcggggctccagcctgcatcgtcgatgtagagcttgccgcgacgactcttggtcatccggcccacatcATATCCTTTGATCCCTTCAAAGTTGCCATGtaagaactcaaaaccaccgtgcgctggccccacggtgggcgctaactgtcatggaattgtcacggcagatgtcccagcagaaggacttagtcgtggagccatcacaatagggttagcttaaaggggttaaacgggacaaaggacacaaggagtttatactggttcggccccttgcggtgaaggtaaaggcctaatccagtttgaggtggtattgcttatgtctcgattaccagggagcgaatacgcttgacctagctttagatctcttgtttcttgccctaagtcGCCGCCGgttcgtccctttatatacacaggttgacgcccggtggctcacggagtcccggccggctcataaacaatgtgtccggctcggtgactaactttgcatgccttataatacaagtcatacacataCGGCGGTTTACACTTGTTTGGCCCTTAAGTCGCCCTTCGGCTTCAGGCCATTGATGAGTCCGCGTAGTGAACTACCGTCTTAAGCATCTTCATGGGCTTTGTCTTATGAACCGGCAGGGGCTTAATTCAGCTCCTCCTGGGCGGGTTaaacccaatagttatatccccaacaaagTCACTCGGTAAAACTTCTTCTGacccgtacaccataaaaaatggGATGCGATTGGTGGATCGATTTGGGGTTGTCCGCAAGCCCTAGAGGACTGATGGTAGCTCGGTCCCCCAGGCCCCTGTCGCGTGAGTCAGATCGCGCATGAGGAGAGGTTTCAATCCTTGGAGTATGAGCCCATTCGCTCTCTCGGCTTGCCCATTCGACTGTGGGTGCGCCACGGCGGCGTGATCGCATGCCTTGGGTGTAGCAGAACTCATGGAACTTGTCTGAGTCGAATTAGacccgttgtcggtgatgatgttgtgagGGACTCTGAATATGAAAATTATTTCTTTGATGAACTGAATGGTAGTGGCCGGATCCAACTTTTTTATTGGCTTAGCCTCGATCCACTTAGTAAacttgtccactgccaccaacaAGTGTGTGAAGCCCTCGCCCCAGACCGAAGAGGGCCAATCATGTCGAGTCCCCAGAAGGCGAACGGCCAAGTGAGGGGGATAGTCTTCAGAGCGGACGGTGGCTTGCACGTAAAACTGGCACCCGATGCATTGATCCACTATATCCCGAGCAGCCTCATTGGCTCAAGGCCAATAGAACGCGGCCCTGAATGCTTTGGCGACCAGGGTCTGAGAGGATGCATGGTGTCCACAGGTTTTCGAGTGAATTTCTTGCAAAATTTGTTGCCCTTCCTCCGGGGATATGCATCGCTGAGTGACTGCGGTCGTATTTTTCTTGTATAGTTGGTCTCCCATGACGGTGAAGGCCTTGGATGGACGGACGATCTTGCGAGCTGCATCCTCATCTTCTGGGAGTTCCTGCCAGAGCAGGTACGCCAGGTATGGTTTAGCCCACTCGGGAGTGATAACAAGGATCCCTTTGGACCTAGTCAATCACCACAGGGATGTCTACTTCAGACGGATTGGAAGGACTAACGGGTTGCGGGGGCTCCTCCACAAAAGGATCTTCCTTGATTGTGGGTGAGTGTAGGTGTTCTAGGAACACATTCTTGGGTATTGGCTTCTGGGTTGAACCCATCTTGGCCAGATCATCAGCTGCTTGGTTCTTGAGGCATGGCATGTCACGGAGTTCCAACCCTTCAAAGTGTTTCTGCAGTTTTCTGACGGTGTTGCAATAGCCAGTCATCGCCGGGCTGCGGATATCCCATTCTTTCATGACTTGGTTGACCACCAAATCCAAGTTGCCATAGGCCATCAGTCGGCGAATTCCTAGAGAAATTGCCATTCACGGCCCATACCAGAGAGCTTCGTATTCGGCTTCGTTGTTGGAGGAGTCGAAGTGAATCTAAAGTGCAAagttgtgctcaagtgttagaagaagaagtttATAAAATGTTTGgaactaaatctttgaatgatgagcatgattgcaatgttgttagtatgaattccttgaatatccatgatgctaatgatatgcaaaaccagaAGGGggtgctatgtttgatgaatatgataaTTTTAGTCCCGCAAGTTTTtatgagaatatttattatgatgaaagcatgcctcctatttatgatgattatattgatgaaagtgggtttggaagagtgtcaactttaggaaataATGATCCctctattttggagggtgttgaatcttattgttataattatgaaagtggatttggagaggtcttgactttatttagtgatgaatccactattttggaagaggttccaattggttatgagaacaaagttgctatgtatgatgattattgtgatgacatgtatgctataaataataatgataaccatgaaacttgtcatcatgattttaattttcaattggattatgcctcacatgatagttattttgttgagtttgctcccacaactattcatgagaagaaatttgcttatgtggagagtaataaaaattatatgcttgtgcatcatgaaaagagtgctttatgtgataattttattgttgaattcattcatgatgctactgaaaattattatgagggaggaatatatgcttgtaggaattgcaataatatcaagtttcctctctatgtgcttaaagttttgaagttatgcttgttttgtcttcctatgctagttgattcttgttcccataaattgtttgctcacaaaatccctatgcataggaagtgggttagacttaaatgtgctagtcatatgcttcatgatgctctcttagtgtttcaattcttatcttttatgtggcAGTCATTGGAATCATCATGCCTAACTAAAAatgcattaaagaaaagcgcttgttgggagacaacccaacatttaaacctactatttttgtgtgttcacattaTTAGTCTAccgtattaatcatgttttatagcttttgtttcaataaagtgccaagtaaagcctttgggatagtatggatgatagttgacttgattctgtgcaaaaacagaaactttcgctctaagtccaggaattttgaaaattcactggaacgtgcttttgatctgaatttttgacacaagattgatatacaaattgtctacattctcctaatgtttcagaatttttggagttacagaggtatggaaagtttccagattactacagttGTTCTGTTTTAAAGATATTCTGtcttctatgtgttgtttgcttattttgatgaatctatgagtactatcggagggtatgaaccatggataagttggaatacagtagatataacaccaatatgaatttagaatgagtttgcaacagtacctaagtggtgatttgctttcttatactaacggatctcataagattttctgttgagttttgtgttgtgaagttttcaagttttgggtgaagtttcaatggactacggaataaggagtggcaagagcctaaacttggggattcccaaggcaccccaaggtaatattcaaggacaaccaagagcctaagcttggggatgccccggatggcatcccctctttcgtcttcgttcattggtaaccttacttgaggctatatgtttattcaccacatgatatgtgttttgcttggagcgtcattttcttttgtttatatttgcttgatgttattCAGATACATGTTTAGTATCTTCTATTTCAATAAAATTGtaaagtatagcctttaccatgcttattttgcaagtctatatgttgctgtttgaaaacagaaagtttgctgttatgttttgaatattggtgaatagtcagaacatgataaaatcttgaaattttcaCACAGTAAGGTACaataaattttctacagtttggtaatttttcagaatttctggagttagggaagtatgattcctcttgcaCTCTTttcagactgttctgtttagacatattgctgttatgtttgcattgtttgcatatgtttgcatgtttaatgattctatttgaggataggagtattaaatatgcaaaGGCATTTAGTAGGAAAtatcaaataataattttagtgatttactacagtagagaatgataaggttttgcattgatttatactaacttatctcacgagttgttgttgagttttttgtggatgaagtttttaagatttagggaaactgtgatatgagaggaattaagaagacacaaaagctcaagcttggggatgcccaaggcacccctaattaatatttcaagaagtctcaagcatgtaagcttggggataccccgattggcatcccacctttcttcttcaacaactattggtcagttttggttgagcctaagtgtttgcttcttcacatgatatgtgctattcTTGCAATGccgttttattttattttgttttgttttgcttgttgtttgaataatatcccaagatctgaaattcttaaatgttagagagtcttca
This sequence is a window from Aegilops tauschii subsp. strangulata cultivar AL8/78 chromosome 7, Aet v6.0, whole genome shotgun sequence. Protein-coding genes within it:
- the LOC109763018 gene encoding uncharacterized protein, which codes for MAYGNLDLVVNQVMKEWDIRSPAMTGYCNTVRKLQKHFEGLELRDMPCLKNQAADDLAKMGSTQKPIPKNVFLEHLHSPTIKEDPFVEEPPQPELPEDEDAARKIVRPSKAFTVMGDQLYKKNTTAVTQRCISPEEGQQILQEIHSKTCGHHASSQTLVAKAFRAAFYWP